The nucleotide sequence CGACGTGGAGCAGGCGGTGCGGGCGCAGCTGGGCCAGGTCGACGAGCACCTGGTCCGCCTGCGCGACCTGCGCCGCCGCCTGGACGCGCTGCTGCGGGCCCGCGCCGAGGCCGGCCAGCCCACGATCGACCAGCTCCTTTCGACGATGGAGGCGATGATGGCGGCGAGCTACTTCACCCCGGACCAGCTGGCCCGGCTGCGGCAGCGGCACCGGGAGGCGGGCGACGACGGGTTCGCCCGGTGGCAGGCCCGCTGGGCCGAGCTGGCCGCGCAGGTGCGCTCGCACGTGGAGGCCGGCCGCGACCCGGCGGACCCGGCCGTGCAGGAGACCGCCGGTCAGTGGGCGGCGCTGATGGACCGGATGACCGGCGGCGACCGGGGCATCCTGTCGGCGATGTACGCGAGCCTGGACGGCAAAGGCGCCGAGGCGGCCACCCGCGGGGTGGTCAGCGGCGAGGTGTGGGAGTACATGAAACGGGCTTTCGCCGTGGGTTACCGGGTTTAGGTGCTTTGCGGCACTAGACTGCGGGCCACGATGGACGCTCCTGTCGAGACCCGCCCCTGCACCCACTGCGGCAAGCCGGTGCCGCAACGGGCCGCCGCCGGGCGACCGTTCCGGTACTGCCGCGACAACGACGGCGCCTGCCAGAAGGCTTCCCGCAACGTGCGCATGCGACACCGCAACGCGCCGGGCCTGGCCGGGCAGGTTTCCCGCGCGTGGGAGGTGGTCGACAAGCTCGACCAGGCGGTGCAGACGCTGACCGAGGCGCTGCACGCCGACCTGTCCCCGGCCGGTGTGGAGCGGCAGGTCGCCGAGGTGCGCGCCGAGACGGCCGCGGAGGTCGCCGCCGCGCAGGCCGAGCGGGACGAGGCCCGCCGCGACGCGGACGGCGCCGCCGAGGAGCTGGTCCGGGCCCAGCAGGCGCTGGCCGCCGCGGTACGCGAGAAGGAGCGTGCCCTCGCCGAGTCCGCGCACGCGGCGAAGTCCGCGGCGGCGGCCGGTGAGCTTGCCGCCGCGGCCGACGCGGCCCGGGAGGAGGCGCAGCGGGCGGCGACCGCCGCGGACGCGCTGCGGTTCCAGGCCGAGCGGGACCGC is from Phytohabitans houttuyneae and encodes:
- a CDS encoding MerR family transcriptional regulator, with translation MDDERSWRVGELAAATGLTVRALHHFDEIGLVRPAARTAAGHRLYTPPDVRRLYRVLALRQLGVPLAEIGAALDGGVDDVEQAVRAQLGQVDEHLVRLRDLRRRLDALLRARAEAGQPTIDQLLSTMEAMMAASYFTPDQLARLRQRHREAGDDGFARWQARWAELAAQVRSHVEAGRDPADPAVQETAGQWAALMDRMTGGDRGILSAMYASLDGKGAEAATRGVVSGEVWEYMKRAFAVGYRV